A single Endozoicomonas sp. NE40 DNA region contains:
- a CDS encoding antibiotic biosynthesis monooxygenase family protein, with protein MYAVIFKASVEQFDEEYFAMAERLRKLAFEHYGCQGFDSFTEGSSEVAISYWPSLEQIQAWKSDPVHLAAQKAGQGQWYSSYQVQIVEVLREYDFAATTGR; from the coding sequence ATGTATGCAGTGATCTTTAAAGCCAGTGTTGAACAGTTTGATGAAGAATACTTCGCAATGGCTGAGCGTCTGCGTAAGCTTGCATTTGAACACTATGGTTGTCAGGGCTTTGACAGTTTTACAGAAGGTTCCAGTGAAGTGGCCATCTCTTACTGGCCATCACTGGAACAGATTCAGGCATGGAAATCGGACCCTGTGCATCTGGCAGCCCAGAAGGCTGGTCAGGGGCAATGGTACAGTTCCTATCAGGTTCAGATTGTAGAAGTGTTACGAGAATACGACTTCGCAGCTACGACCGGACGGTAG
- a CDS encoding glutathione S-transferase family protein — MIVYGDIQSGNCYKIKLLTSLLGIEHQWVDVDILNDETQTKSFLEKNPVAKIPVLELDDGRCLSESNAILNYLANGSDLLPDDRFQYAKVQQWQFFEQYSHEPYIAVARFIAKYLGLPDSRREEYQSKQEGGHKALTVMEQQLNTSPFLTGEAITTADISLYGYTHVAHEGGFDLSAYPAVQGWLEQIRSLPGYVAMS; from the coding sequence ATGATAGTTTACGGTGACATACAGTCAGGCAACTGCTACAAAATAAAACTGCTAACTTCACTCCTTGGCATTGAGCATCAATGGGTTGATGTTGATATTTTAAACGACGAGACTCAGACAAAATCCTTTCTTGAGAAAAATCCTGTGGCCAAAATACCGGTTCTTGAACTGGATGATGGCCGTTGCCTGTCTGAGTCCAATGCTATTTTAAACTACCTTGCCAACGGCTCTGACCTGCTGCCAGACGACCGTTTCCAATATGCAAAAGTCCAGCAGTGGCAGTTTTTTGAGCAGTACAGCCATGAGCCTTATATTGCCGTCGCCCGGTTTATTGCAAAATATCTGGGGCTGCCCGACAGCCGCAGGGAAGAATACCAGTCAAAACAGGAAGGTGGTCACAAGGCGCTAACCGTTATGGAGCAACAGCTGAATACCAGCCCGTTTCTTACTGGCGAGGCGATCACCACGGCAGATATTTCGCTGTACGGTTACACTCATGTTGCCCACGAAGGCGGTTTTGATTTATCGGCCTACCCCGCTGTTCAGGGCTGGCTTGAGCAAATCCGGTCACTTCCGGGCTACGTTGCCATGAGTTGA